Proteins encoded within one genomic window of Episyrphus balteatus chromosome 1, idEpiBalt1.1, whole genome shotgun sequence:
- the LOC129911312 gene encoding uncharacterized protein LOC129911312 — protein MYAKIETERLNYLRFNQQKLRREEYIHLRDAVHNDGNLNDIGQLVILPSSHIGSPRHMHEYAQDGMTYVRRDGRPDLFITYTCNPQWKEIRDHLLLGQRPIDRHDITARVFRQKLRSLMDFIVKHKVFGGVRCWMYSIEWQKRGLPHAHILIWFVTKITTDQIDIVVSAEIPDKTLDPELFEIVTKNMIHGPCGVLNPQSQCMIDGNCSKRFPKELVQQTITGHDGYPLYRRRAINDSGQSFRLRVNNQEIEIDNRWIVPYSPLLSKTFKAHINVEICNSVKSIKYICKYINKGSDMAVFGVPNQNKNDEIDQYQMGRYISSNEAVWHIFSFPIHDRYPTVLHLSVHLENGQRVYYTPENAEVRAESPPETTLTAFFNLSSSDQFARTLLYSEVPQYYTWQASNKNFQKRKQGNRVDGHIDIFQTDAIGRIYTVHPNTEECYFLRLLLINVRGPTSFADLRTVDGYLCPTYREACRRLNLLEDDQHWNNTLQDAALAANPYQMRTLFAIIISACSPSNPRELWANHCDHLSEDILHTVRRLRMNPQLDFTPEIHNEALIMIEDLCLAMSNKLLSQVGMISPDRAMHGTFNLDLDRERNYDANTLDQYVQRNVPLLNEKQKEAYFKIMDEVSAGNGGFYFLDAPGGTGKTFLLSLFLAAVRMNKDIALALASSGIAATLLDGGRTAHSALKLPLNVHILELPTCNISKRSGMAKVLQQCKLIIWDECTMAHKKSLEAFNRTLQDLRGNNRLFGGALVLFAGDFRQTLPVIPRSTAADELNASLKSSTLWKYVKTLSLNENVRVLLQNDPTAAEFSKQLLKIGNGELPLDIDGQITFPNNFCSLSESNAALIQSVFPNIVNNYQNYDWLSQRCILACTNKDVISINEEILNKIPGEIVIYKSIDTVTNPDEVVNYPTEFLNSLDLPGIPPHYLKLKVGIPIIMLRNLNHPRLCNGTRLVVKRLMKNLIEATILTGKFKGEHVLIPRIPMIPSDLAFEFKRLQLPVRVAFGMTVNKSQGQTLEICGIHLEHPVFSHGQLYVGCSRVAIKVAHTPP, from the exons ATGTATGCGAAAATTGAAACGGAACGTTTAAATTACCTCAGATTTAATCAGCAAAAATTGCGCCGTGAAGAATATATTCATTTACGTGATGCTGTCCACAATGATGGAAATTTAAATGATATTGGCCAATTAGTTATTTTGCCATCATCACACATCGGTAGCCCACGTCACATGCATGAATACGCCCAGGATGGTATGACTTATGTACGACGTGATGGTCGGCCAGATTTATTTATAACATATACTTGCAATCCGCAATGGAAAGAAATAAGAGACCATTTGCTTTTAGGGCAAAGACCGATTGATCGACATGATATAACAGCGCGTGTGTTTAGACAAAAGCTAAGATCGTTAATGGATTTTATTGTGAAACATAAAGTTTTTGGTGGTGTTCGTTGCTGGATGTACTCTATTGAATGGCAAAAGAGAGGTTTGcctcatgcccatattttgatatGGTTTGTCACAAAAATCACAACAGATCAAATTGATATTGTTGTATCTGCTGAAATTCCGGATAAAACCCTTGACCCTGAATTGTTTGAAATTGTGACTAAGAACATGATCCATGGACCATGTGGCGTTTTAAACCCTCAATCACAGTGTATGATTGATGGCAATTGTTCTAAGCGATTTCCTAAAGAATTGGTTCAACAAACAATCACTGGTCATGACGGTTATCCATTATATCGTCGTCGCGCAATAAATGACAGTGGACAATCATTTCGTTTGAGAGTTAATAATCAAGAAATCGAAATTGATAATCGTTGGATTGTACCATATTCGCCTCTGTTGTCTAAAACATTTAAGGCGCATATAAATGTTGAAATTTGTAATTCTGTAAAAtctataaaatatatttgtaaaTATATAAACAAGGGGAGCGATATGGCCGTTTTTGGTGTTCCAAATCAGAACAAAAATGATGAAATTGATCAATATCAAATGGGCAGATATATTAGTAGTAATGAAGCAGTATggcatattttttcatttccgATTCATGATAGGTATCCAACTGTTCTTCATTTGTCTGTCCATCTTGAAAATGGGCAACGAGTCTATTACACTCCTGAAAATGCGGAAGTAAGAGCAGAAAGCCCACCGGAAACAACATTAaccgcattttttaatttaagttcatCTGATCAATTTGCAAGAACATTATTATATTCAGAGGTTCCTCAATATTATACCTGGCAagcatcaaataaaaattttcaaaaacgtaaACAAGGAAATCGAGTTGATGGTCACATTGATATATTTCAAACGGATGCTATTGGCCGCATTTATACGGTCCATCCAAATACTGAGGAATGTTATTTTTTGCGTTTACTATTAATAAATGTTCGTGGGCCAACATCTTTTGCAGATTTACGAACAGTTGATGGGTATTTATGTCCTACATATCGTGAAGCATGCCGGCGTTTAAATTTACTGGAAGATGACCAACATTGGAATAATACATTACAAGATGCTGCTCTTGCGGCAAATCCATATCAAATGCGTACTTTATTTGCAATTATAATATCTGCATGTAGTCCGTCGAATCCACGAGAGCTATGGGCAAATCATTGTGATCATTTGTCAGAAGATATTTTACATACAGTTCGTCGTCTAAGAATGAATCCACAATTGGATTTTACACCAGAAATTCATAACGAAGCATTAATTATGATTGAAGATTTGTGTTTAGCAATGTCAAATAAACTTCTATCACAAGTAGGTATGATTTCACCTGATCGTGCAATGCATGGCACTTTCAATTTGGATTTAGATCGTGAACGAAATTATGATGCAAATACATTAGATCAATATGTTCAAAGAAATGTTCCAttattgaatgaaaaacaaaaggaagCTTACTTTAAAATCATGGACGAAGTTAGTGCTGGAAAtggtggattttattttttggatgcTCCTGGTGGAACCGgtaaaacatttttactatCATTGTTTTTGGCTGCTGTGAGAATGAACAAAGACATAGCGTTAGCGCTTGCATCGTCTGGAATTGCAGCAACATTATTGGATGGTGGTCGAACAGCTCATTCGGCTCTAAAATTGCCTTTAAATGTTCATATTTTGGAATTGCCAACATGTAACATTTCAAAGAGATCCGGAATGGCAAAAGTATTGCAGCAGTGTAAACTTATTATCTGGGACGAATGTACCATGGCGCACAAAAAATCTTTAGAAGCATTCAATCGTACATTACAAGATTTGAGAGGTAATAATCGTCTTTTTGGTGGTGCATTGGTGTTATTTGCTGGAGATTTCAGGCAAACACTCCCGGTTATTCCTCGATCTACTGCTGCTGACGAATTAAATGCTAGCTTGAAATCTTCAACATTGTGGAAGTATGTGAAAACACTTTCTCTCAACGAAAATGTAAGAGTGTTATTGCAAAATGATCCAACAGCGGCAGAATTTTCCAAGCAATTATTGAAAATTGGAAATGGTGAACTGCCTCTTGATATTGATGGTCAAATAACATTcccaaataatttttgttcgttATCAGAATCGAATGCTGCGCTAATACAAAGTGTGTTTCCTAATATTGTAAATAATTATCAAAACTATGATTGGTTAAGTCAAAGATGTATATTGGCATGTACAAATAAGGATGTTATAAGTATCAATGAGGAAATTCTGAACAAAATACCAGGTGAAATTGTAATTTACAAATCTATCGATACCGTCACGAATCCGGATGAAGTCGTAAACTATCCaactgaatttttaaattcattggaTCTACCAGGAATTCCACcacattatttgaaattaaaagttGGTATTCCAATTATTATGCTGAGAAATCTTAATCATCCAAGATTATGCAATGGCACCAGATTGGTAGTGAAacgtttaatgaaaaatctaatAGAAGCAACAATTTTAACTGGTAAATTTAAGGGCGAACATGTTTTAATACCACGAATACCAATGATTCCATCTGATTTGGCTTTTGAATTTAAGCGTTTGCAGTTGCCTGTTCGTGTCGCTTTTGGTATGACCGTTAATAAATCTCAAGGCCAAACCCTTGAAATCTGTGGTATACATTTGGAACATCCAGTTTTCTCCCATGGTCAACTTTATGTTGGTTGTTCACGTGTTG CAATAAAAGTTGCTCATACGCCACCGTGA